From Scatophagus argus isolate fScaArg1 chromosome 10, fScaArg1.pri, whole genome shotgun sequence, a single genomic window includes:
- the peli1b gene encoding E3 ubiquitin-protein ligase pellino homolog 1b, with protein MYSPEQENISTTSSTKVPVKYGELIVLGYNGSLPNGDRGRRKSRFALCKRPKANGVKPSTVHIACSPQAAKAISNKDQHSISFTLSRAQTVVVEYTHDSNTDMFQIGRSTESPIDFVVTDTVAGSQSNADTQSVQSTISRFACRIKCQRTPPYTARIYAAGFDSSKNIFLGEKAAKWKTADGQMDGLTTNGVLVMHPRNGFTQDSKPGVWREISVCGNVFTLRETRSAQQRGKMVETESHELVDGSLIDLCGATLLWRTAEGLSRTPTLKHLEALRQEINAARPQCPVGFNTLAFPSMRRKDTPDEKQPWVYLQCGHVHGYHNWGNHREEREGREGRHRECPMCRTKGPYVPLWLGCEAGFYVDAAPPTHAFNPCGHVCSEKTAAFWSQIPLPHGTHTFHAACPFCAQQLSGEQGYVRLIFQGPLD; from the exons ATGTATTCTCCGGAGCAGGAAAAcatctccaccacctcctccaccaaaGTGCCAGTGAAGTACGGAGAGCTCATTGTGTTGGG GTACAATGGCTCTCTGCCCAACGGGGACCGAGGCCGACGTAAAAGCCGCTTTGCACTTTGCAAAAGGCCGAAGGCAAACGGGGTGAAGCCCAGCACAGTTCACATCGCCTGCTCTCCACAGGCAGCCAAG GCCATAAGCAACAAAGACCAGCACAGcatctctttcactctgtctcgAGCCCAGACGGTGGTGGTGGAGTACACCCACGACAGCAATACAGACATGTTCCAG ATCGGTCGATCGACAGAGAGTCCCATAGACTTTGTCGTGACGGACACGGTGGCAGGCAGCCAGAGTAACGCAGACACCCAGTCGGTCCAGAGCACCATCTCCCGCTTCGCCTGCCGCATCAAGTGCCAGCGCACGCCGCCTTACACCGCACGCATCTACGCCGCAGGCTTCGACTCCTCCAAGAACATCTTCCTCGGG GAGAAAGCTGCCAAGTGGAAGACGGCTGATGGTCAAATGGACGGGCTGACCACCAACGGCGTGCTGGTGATGCACCCTCGAAATGGCTTCACCCAGGACTCCAAACCAGGCGTCTGGAGAGAGATCTCAGTCTGCGGCAACGTGTTCACCCTAAGAGAGACCCGCTCGGCACAGCAGCGAGGAAAGATG GTGGAGACTGAGAGCCACGAGCTGGTCGACGGCTCTCTCATCGACCTTTGCGGCGCGACCCTGCTGTGGCGCACCGCCGAGGGCCTGTCGCGCACTCCCACCCTCAAACACCTGGAGGCGCTGCGGCAGGAGATCAACGCGGCTCGCCCGCAGTGTCCCGTGGGCTTCAACACGCTCGCCTTCCCCTCCATGCGTCGCAAGGACACGCCGGACGAGAAGCAGCCCTGGGTCTACCTCCAGTGTGGCCACGTGCACGGCTACCACAACTGGGGCAACCACCGCGAGGAGAGGGAGGGCCGCGAGGGCCGCCACAGGGAGTGCCCCATGTGCCGGACCAAAGGGCCGTACGTGCCGCTGTGGCTGGGCTGCGAGGCCGGGTTTTACGTCGACGCCGCCCCGCCCACTCACGCCTTTAACCCCTGCGGCCACGTTTGCTCAGAGAAGACGGCGGCCTTCTGGAGTCAGATCCCGCTGCCGCACGGCACGCACACCTTCCACGCCGCCTGCCCCTTCTGCGCCCAGCAGCTGAGTGGTGAGCAGGGCTACGTCAGACTCATCTTCCAGGGACCCCTCGACTAG